In Miscanthus floridulus cultivar M001 chromosome 5, ASM1932011v1, whole genome shotgun sequence, one genomic interval encodes:
- the LOC136453746 gene encoding uncharacterized protein, with protein MERFLGLQHVQSCTAIALKEALVSMLSSHNLSISMLRGQGYDGASNMRGEFNGVQKLIRDENPYAFYVHCFAHQLQLVVVTVSTSSADIADFFNYIPLIINNVGASCMRKDALLAKHHDVLLEKIENGKIMTGRGLNQESGLARPGDTRWGSHLKTLLRILVMWEAIIDVLEIVKKDSIKPTCNGGALGLIGKMESFDFVFILHLMIELLSMTDILSQALQRKDQDIVEAMHLITDVKDSLQDMRENGWEPLLKKVKTFCEKNEIEVPDMGKEINVRGTSRRRKQKVTNMHYYHVEIFLVAIDAILTELNHRFSEISSELLVCMAAFNPKNSFSNFDMDKLVRLAEIYAEDFDIGELVVLPNQLRQFVNRARRTPEFLGCTELGKVAEIMVKTKMHESYKLVYRLIELTLILPVATASVERIFSAMSIIKTDLRSKMGDDWLNDLMICYNEKEKFRKIDNEKIKKRFQDMKKRRMLLPKKLVVCSILF; from the coding sequence aTGGAGAGATTTCTTGGACTTCAGCATGTTCAGAGTTGTACAGCTATTGCATTGAAAGAAGCTTTGGTTAGTATGCTTTCAAGTCACAATTTGTCTATCTCTATGCTCCGTGGGCAAGGGTATGATGGAGCTTCTAATATGAGAGGTGAATTTAATGGGGTGCAAAAATTGATTCGTGATGAAAATCCTTATGCTTTCTATGTGCATTGTTTTGCCCATCAATTGCAACTAGTGGTTGTTACCGTTTCGACTTCTAGTGCAGACATTGCAGATTTCTTTAACTATATTCCTTTAATAATCAACAATGTGGGTGCAAGTTGCATGAGAAAAGATGCTTTGCTTGCAAAGCATCATGATGTGTTGCTAGAAAAGATTGAGAATGGTAAGATAATGACTGGAAGAGGTTTAAATCAAGAAAGCGGCCTAGCTAGGCCTGGAGATACTAGATGGGGTTCACATCTTAAAACTTTGCTTCGCATTTTGGTCATGTGggaggctatcatagatgtccttgAGATAGTGAAGAAAGATTCTATTAAACCAACATGTAATGGTGGAGCTTTAGGTTTAATTGGAAAAATGGAGAGCTTTGATTTTGTGTTCATCCTGCATTTGATGATAGAATTGTTGAGCATGACAGATATTTTGTCACAAGCTTTGCAAAGAAAGGATCAAGACATAGTTGAAGCAATGCATTTGATCACGGATGTGAAAGATAGCTTGCAGGATATGAGGGAAAATGGATGGGAGCCATTACTCAAAAAAGTGAAAACATTCTGTGAGAAGAATGAGATTGAAGTGCCAGATATGGGTAAGGAAATAAATGTTAGAGGGACATCTAGACGAAGAAAGCAAAAGGTAACAAACATGcattactatcatgttgagatttTTCTTGTCGCCATTGATGCCATCTTGACGGAGTTGAATCATCGGTTTAGTGAAATTAGTTCAGAGTTATTAGTATGTATGGCTGCTTTTAACCCAAAGAACTCCTTCTCTAATTTTGATATGGACAAACTTGTGAGGCTTGCTGAAATTTATGCTGAGGATTTTGACATTGGTGAACTTGTTGTTTTGCCAAATCAACTTAGACAGTTTGTGAACCGTGCTAGAAGAACTCCAGAATTTCTTGGATGCACTGAACTTGGAAAAGTTGCTGAAATTATGGTGAAGACTAAAATGCACGAATCTTATAAATTGGTTTATCGTCTCATTGAGCTAACCTTGATACTACCGGTGGCAACGGCTTCAGTTGAAAGGATATTTTCAGCCATGTCTATTATAAAGACAGATTTGCGTAGTAAAATGGGTGATGACTGGCTCAATGACTTGATGATATGCTATAATGAGAAGGAGAAATTTAGAAAGATTGATAATGAAAAGATTAAAAAGCGGTTTCAAGATATGAAAAAGCGTCGTATGTTATTGCCTAAAAAATTAGTGGTATGCTCTATTCTCTTCTAA